The window GGCGGCTTGTGTTTTGTGGATTTTGCCTGTTCGGCGCCCTATGTTGAAATGGATATGCACCCTGCAGACCCTCTTGAAAAACTCGATGCCATATATTTTTCACCTCACAAATTTCTTGGCGGACCCGGCACCCCCGGTGTATTAATTTTTGATTCCAAACTATATAAAAATAAAGTGCCGGATCATCCTGGCGGGGGCACAGTAACCTGGACAAACCCCTGGGGAGAACATCAATATTTCAATGATATTGAAGTCCGGGAAGATGGCGGGACGCCGGCTTTTTTGCAAACCATCAAAGCAGCGCTTTGTGTTAAGCTCAAGGAGCAGATGGGAGTCAAAAATATGATGCAACGGGAAGAAGAGCTGGTGAAGATTCTATTTGGAGAATTAAAAAAAATCGATGGGCTTCATATTCTTGCAGAAAATATTGAAGAGAGGCTGGGCGTCATTTCGTTTTATATTGACGGAGTGCATTATAATTTAGGTGTGAAATTATTGAACGACCGCTTTGGGCTTCAACTGCGCGGCGGCTGTTCTTGTGCCGGAACCTATGGGCATTTTTTGTTGAATATCAGCCAGGAAACATCCCACAAAATTACTGACAAAATTAATGAGGGAGATTATTCTGAAAAGCCTGGATGGATCAGACTTTCCATTCATCCTTTAATGACAGATGATGAAGTCAAATATATTACCAATGCAATTAAAGAATTGGCCGTAAATTATGACACCTGGCAAAAAGACTACACCTATGATTCCTGCACCAATGAATTCACTCACCTAAACAAAGGCACTGCTAGCTTCGAGGAACAAATTGTAAGCGACTGGTTTAAGTAGGCAACTTCTTAATTTATACCTGTCCGTTAGCCTAAAATGTACAAATTTGTGCCTATTTAGCAATAATTTTTCCTTGACTTTTAGTCGCTTTTACCTTATTATAAAAGTTAATTCAACTACCATACATCTGTTTTTGATCGATTATTTCTAAACATTACCTGCAAAAAACTTCTCGTGATTAGGAGGAAACATGAAGCTTACCGATAGAATGATTGGAGATGTTGCCGTTTTAGATTTAAGTGGGAAACTTCTGGGCGGTCCGCCGGCATCGGAAGAAATTAAGGATAAAATCTATGCTTTGCTCGACCAGAGTATAACCAAAGTGGTGATAAACCTTGCGGATGTAAGCCGGATGAATAGTTCAGGTTTGGGTGTACTTATTTCGGCTCTGACATCGTTGAGAAATAAAGACGGGAATCTCAAGCTTGCAGGCATTAATGAGTTGATGGAAGGGGTCCTGGTCATGACGAAGTTGAATACCATCTTTGAAACTCATTCTACTGCGGAAGAGGCGGCAAAAACTTTCTAATTCCCTTTGTCAAAACTAAGAAGTATGATTTCATAGAGCTGATGAGCTCTATTTTTTTGATTTTTAGTTTAATAAAGATAGAACAATTAATCAGTAGTACTTTTGTTCTGAAAATTCATCCCGTTTTTTAAGTTAGACATTCCAATTCATACTAAGATTTCAACTATGATAGAACTTTCAATTAAGGGAGGTTTATAGTGAAAGAGTATTCCGCAGCGGATATTAGAAACCTGGCTCTAATTGGTCACGCTACTGTCGGCAAAACGACACTGTCTGAAGCAATGCTTTTTTCTGCCGGAGCTATCAACCGCCAAGGTACAGTTGACGATGGGTCGACTACCTCTGACTATCATGGTGATGAAATTGAAAGAAAAATTTCGATTAATGCCTCTCTCCTTAACTGTGAATGGAAAAATTGTAAGTTTAATTTTCTTGATACTCCAGGGTATTCGGATTTTATGGGTGACGTGATTAGTGCCCTGCGTGTGGTGGATTGTGGTGTCGTGGTTATCAATTCAGTTTCGGGTGTGGAAGTTGGTACCGAGAATGTTTGGAAAGCGGCAAACAATGCCGGAGCCTCGACAATCTTTTTTATGAATCGGTTGGACAAGGAGCACGTTGATTTCAATACATCTTTTGAAAGTTTAAAAGGCAGGTTTGGCAATAAAGTGATGCAGGTTCAGCTTCCTG is drawn from candidate division KSB1 bacterium and contains these coding sequences:
- a CDS encoding STAS domain-containing protein encodes the protein MKLTDRMIGDVAVLDLSGKLLGGPPASEEIKDKIYALLDQSITKVVINLADVSRMNSSGLGVLISALTSLRNKDGNLKLAGINELMEGVLVMTKLNTIFETHSTAEEAAKTF
- a CDS encoding aminotransferase class V-fold PLP-dependent enzyme, which encodes MGTNNQTLEDYFKKFRENVIGYNQTFESPYGRKRIVYADWTASGRLYGPIENKLINEFGPFVGNTHTETTVTGTSMTKAYHLAHKIIKKHVNAGPNDVILTTGSGMTRAVTKFQRILGFKVPEQLMGQLNIPEELRPIVFVTHMEHHSNHTSWLETIADVECILPNEDGLIDLTNLEKLLDKYKNRQTRIASVTACSNVSGIQTCYHDVAKVMHANGGLCFVDFACSAPYVEMDMHPADPLEKLDAIYFSPHKFLGGPGTPGVLIFDSKLYKNKVPDHPGGGTVTWTNPWGEHQYFNDIEVREDGGTPAFLQTIKAALCVKLKEQMGVKNMMQREEELVKILFGELKKIDGLHILAENIEERLGVISFYIDGVHYNLGVKLLNDRFGLQLRGGCSCAGTYGHFLLNISQETSHKITDKINEGDYSEKPGWIRLSIHPLMTDDEVKYITNAIKELAVNYDTWQKDYTYDSCTNEFTHLNKGTASFEEQIVSDWFK